The Corallococcus exiguus genome includes a window with the following:
- the grxC gene encoding glutaredoxin 3, which yields MLEVVVYMKRTCPYSRQAMDLLNEKGCEFQKVDVAADEERHKEMLRRCGRQTVPQIFIAGRHVGGCDDLYDLEARGELDALLGQKAQDSTSP from the coding sequence ATGCTCGAGGTCGTCGTCTACATGAAGCGCACCTGCCCTTATTCGCGGCAGGCCATGGACCTGCTCAACGAGAAGGGCTGCGAGTTCCAGAAGGTCGACGTCGCCGCGGACGAAGAGCGTCACAAGGAGATGCTGCGGCGCTGCGGCCGTCAGACCGTGCCGCAGATCTTCATCGCGGGACGCCACGTCGGTGGCTGCGATGACCTGTACGATCTGGAGGCACGCGGGGAACTGGACGCGCTCCTCGGCCAGAAGGCCCAGGACTCCACCTCACCCTGA
- a CDS encoding U32 family peptidase yields the protein MSPRRPEILAPAGDLESLRAALASGADAVYFGLDEGFNARARAENFSLERLAETVGLIHRAGARAYVTLNTLVFEPELPVVEHLLRGVAKAGVDALIVQDPAVALLARAICPQLELHASTQMTLSSAEGARFATGLGFTRMVVPRELSVAEIRRLASQTDIELEVFIHGALCMSWSGQCLTSEAWGGRSANRGQCAQSCRLPYDLVVDGETRDLGEVKYLLSPKDLAGVRAVPELADIGVHSLKIEGRLKGPAYVSSTVQGYRRWLDGVMVGKPDSARLAKDLAEMSLSYSRGFSHGFLAGSDHQTLVEGRFPKHRGLYLGRVHAVAGKDVLVVPDDRPWTGALGLGDERPEAPAGNVSAPLTGEPDPADVDPRPGMGVVFDAGAPEDKHEPGGPIFRVEREGDAWVLGFGHPGPDLGRVAPGQRVWLNSDPALARRTGDLLAEGEPEGRIPLSLVVSGAEGSPLRVRMSTGRFTREAVGTTVLAPSRGAGVDAALLKDKLAALGGTSFHLAELDASGLAPGLHLPVSELKALRRQLVAELTADVERGPVRTVSTEPVEASVRQALLAKVALRPSEEAPRLLPLCRDDAQLEAVIAAGLREVELDWMEMVGLQKAVERARAAGLRVTIATVRVQKPGEEGYDTRLDRLRPDAVLVRHWGAMMHFLEQPAGASRPVLHGDFSLNVTNSLTAAHLLSLGLDTLTVSHDLDSEQLFALLEQAPAHRFAVALHHHIATFHTEHCVYSHTLSNGRDYKTCGRPCEKHAIALKDRLGLEHPVIVDVGCRNTVFNAQAQSAASLVPRLLERGVRRFRVEFVRETREEATRVLGAYQELLAGRLSPAEAVKRAAVHEQFGVTRGTMQVLKHPASNAR from the coding sequence ATGTCTCCCCGACGCCCCGAAATCCTCGCCCCCGCTGGTGACCTGGAGTCGTTGCGTGCCGCCCTGGCCAGTGGCGCGGACGCCGTCTACTTCGGGCTCGATGAAGGCTTCAACGCGCGGGCCCGTGCGGAGAACTTCTCGCTCGAGCGGTTGGCTGAGACGGTGGGGCTCATCCACCGGGCCGGCGCGCGCGCCTACGTGACGCTGAACACGCTGGTGTTCGAGCCGGAGCTGCCGGTGGTGGAACACCTGCTGCGCGGCGTGGCGAAGGCCGGGGTGGACGCGCTCATCGTGCAGGACCCGGCGGTGGCGCTGCTGGCGCGAGCCATCTGCCCGCAGCTGGAGCTGCACGCCTCCACACAGATGACGCTGTCCAGCGCGGAAGGGGCGCGGTTCGCCACGGGCCTGGGCTTCACGCGCATGGTGGTGCCGCGCGAGCTGTCGGTGGCGGAGATCCGCCGGCTGGCGTCGCAGACGGACATCGAGCTGGAGGTCTTCATCCACGGCGCGCTCTGCATGTCGTGGAGCGGTCAATGCCTCACGAGCGAAGCGTGGGGCGGACGGTCCGCGAACCGGGGCCAGTGCGCGCAATCGTGCCGGCTGCCGTACGACCTGGTGGTGGACGGCGAGACGCGCGACCTGGGCGAGGTGAAGTACCTGCTCAGCCCCAAGGACCTGGCGGGCGTGCGCGCGGTGCCGGAGCTGGCGGACATCGGCGTGCACAGCCTGAAGATTGAAGGCCGGCTCAAGGGGCCGGCATACGTCTCCAGCACGGTGCAGGGTTATCGCCGCTGGTTGGATGGCGTGATGGTGGGCAAGCCCGACAGCGCGCGGCTGGCGAAGGACCTGGCGGAGATGTCGCTGTCGTACAGCCGTGGGTTCTCTCACGGCTTCCTGGCGGGCTCCGACCACCAGACGCTGGTGGAAGGTCGCTTCCCGAAGCACCGCGGGCTGTACCTGGGCCGGGTGCATGCGGTGGCTGGCAAGGACGTGCTCGTGGTGCCGGACGACCGGCCGTGGACGGGCGCGCTGGGTCTTGGCGACGAGCGCCCGGAGGCCCCGGCGGGCAACGTGTCCGCGCCGCTCACGGGCGAGCCCGACCCCGCGGACGTGGATCCGCGACCGGGCATGGGCGTGGTGTTCGACGCGGGAGCGCCGGAGGACAAGCACGAGCCGGGCGGCCCCATCTTCCGAGTGGAGCGCGAGGGCGACGCGTGGGTGCTGGGCTTTGGCCATCCGGGTCCGGACCTGGGCCGCGTGGCGCCGGGGCAGCGCGTGTGGCTGAACAGCGATCCGGCGCTCGCGCGGCGCACGGGAGACCTGCTCGCGGAGGGTGAGCCCGAGGGCCGCATCCCGCTGTCACTGGTGGTGTCCGGCGCGGAGGGCTCACCGCTGCGCGTGCGGATGAGCACCGGGCGGTTCACGCGTGAGGCCGTGGGTACGACGGTGCTTGCGCCGTCTCGGGGCGCGGGCGTGGACGCGGCGCTGCTCAAGGACAAGCTGGCCGCGCTGGGCGGGACGTCGTTCCACCTAGCGGAGCTGGATGCGTCTGGATTGGCGCCGGGGCTGCACCTGCCGGTGTCGGAGCTGAAGGCGCTGCGGCGGCAACTGGTGGCGGAGCTGACGGCGGACGTGGAGCGCGGCCCCGTGCGGACGGTGAGCACGGAGCCGGTGGAGGCCAGCGTGCGTCAGGCATTGCTGGCGAAGGTGGCTTTGCGGCCTTCGGAAGAGGCTCCCCGGTTGCTGCCGCTGTGCCGCGACGACGCGCAACTGGAGGCGGTCATCGCCGCGGGCCTGCGCGAGGTGGAGCTGGATTGGATGGAGATGGTGGGGCTCCAGAAGGCAGTGGAGCGGGCGCGCGCGGCGGGGCTGCGCGTCACCATCGCCACGGTGCGCGTGCAGAAGCCCGGCGAGGAGGGCTACGACACGCGCCTGGACCGGCTGCGCCCGGACGCGGTGCTGGTGCGCCACTGGGGCGCGATGATGCACTTCCTGGAGCAGCCGGCGGGGGCGTCGCGGCCGGTGCTGCACGGGGACTTCTCGCTGAACGTCACGAATTCGCTGACGGCGGCGCACCTGTTGAGCCTGGGGCTGGACACGCTGACGGTGTCGCACGACCTGGATTCGGAGCAGCTCTTCGCGCTGCTGGAGCAGGCACCGGCGCACCGGTTCGCGGTGGCGCTGCATCACCACATCGCGACGTTCCACACGGAGCACTGCGTGTATTCACACACGCTGTCCAACGGGCGCGATTACAAGACCTGTGGACGGCCGTGTGAGAAGCACGCCATCGCGCTGAAGGACCGGCTGGGATTGGAGCATCCGGTCATCGTGGACGTGGGGTGCCGCAACACGGTGTTCAACGCGCAGGCACAGAGCGCGGCGTCACTGGTGCCCCGGCTGCTGGAGCGCGGCGTGCGACGCTTCCGCGTGGAGTTCGTGCGCGAGACGCGCGAGGAGGCCACGCGAGTGCTGGGCGCGTATCAGGAGCTGCTCGCGGGCCGACTGTCGCCAGCGGAGGCGGTGAAGCGCGCCGCGGTGCACGAGCAGTTCGGCGTCACGCGAGGCACGATGCAGGTGCTCAAGCACCCGGCGTCGAACGCCCGCTGA
- a CDS encoding queuosine precursor transporter, whose translation MILDRRIQLFVVLAGLFITSLVVGDIIGVKLFEVHLGPVVAVMSVGMLPFPVTFLLTDILNEFYGKKVARFVTWVGFVMAIFTFVIVALAGQIPWAPMTEAKDYSGTVAASFNNVFGGSQRILAASMVAYLVAQFLDISVFNLLKRVTNNRMLWLRATGSTVVSQLIDTVVVQFIAWTGVLPREVIFRIIFTSYAVKLLVAIGLTPLVYLGHALVERKLGIAPVVLGEDGEPVNLVTTKAEPPSAAAA comes from the coding sequence ATGATCCTGGACCGGCGGATTCAGCTTTTCGTGGTGCTCGCGGGGCTGTTCATCACCTCGCTGGTGGTGGGCGACATCATCGGGGTGAAGCTGTTCGAAGTGCACCTGGGCCCGGTGGTGGCGGTGATGTCGGTGGGGATGTTGCCGTTCCCGGTGACGTTCCTGCTGACGGACATCCTCAACGAGTTCTACGGCAAGAAGGTCGCGCGGTTCGTGACGTGGGTGGGCTTTGTCATGGCCATCTTCACGTTCGTGATTGTCGCGCTGGCGGGCCAGATTCCGTGGGCGCCAATGACGGAGGCCAAGGACTACAGCGGGACGGTGGCGGCGTCGTTCAACAACGTCTTCGGCGGTTCGCAGCGCATCCTGGCGGCGTCGATGGTGGCGTACCTGGTGGCGCAGTTCCTGGACATCTCGGTGTTCAACCTGCTCAAGCGGGTGACGAACAACCGGATGCTGTGGCTGCGGGCCACGGGCTCCACGGTGGTGTCGCAGCTCATCGACACGGTGGTGGTGCAGTTCATCGCCTGGACGGGCGTGCTGCCGCGGGAGGTCATCTTCCGGATCATCTTCACCTCGTACGCGGTGAAGCTGCTGGTGGCCATTGGCCTGACGCCGCTCGTCTACCTGGGGCACGCGCTGGTGGAGCGCAAGCTGGGCATCGCCCCGGTGGTGCTGGGCGAGGACGGTGAGCCGGTGAACCTCGTGACCACCAAGGCCGAGCCCCCGTCGGCGGCCGCAGCCTGA